DNA sequence from the Gemmatimonadaceae bacterium genome:
CCGCGCTCGACGACGCGCGCGCAGCGGCCGCCGCTGGCGAAGTGCCGGTGGGCGCCGTCGTCACGCGGGGCGGAGAGGTGCTAGCGCGGGCCGCGAATCGGACCCTCCGCGACCAGGACCCCACGGCGCACGCGGAGCTGCTGGCCATACGGCAGGCGGCGGCCGTGCTCGGGAGCTGGCGGCTGGAGGGGTGCTCGCTGTACGTGACGCTGGAGCCGTGCGCGATGTGCGCGGGGGCGATCGTTCTCGCGCGGATGGACAAGCTCGTCTTCGGCGCGTGGGACGACAAAGCCGGCATGGCCGGTTC
Encoded proteins:
- the tadA gene encoding tRNA adenosine(34) deaminase TadA, which codes for MPSSEETAYMRAALDDARAAAAAGEVPVGAVVTRGGEVLARAANRTLRDQDPTAHAELLAIRQAAAVLGSWRLEGCSLYVTLEPCAMCAGAIVLARMDKLVFGAWDDKAGMAGSVGDLVRHPRLNHRCEVSGGLLAEESAVLLREFFSIRR